One window of Acyrthosiphon pisum isolate AL4f unplaced genomic scaffold, pea_aphid_22Mar2018_4r6ur Scaffold_21645;HRSCAF=24476, whole genome shotgun sequence genomic DNA carries:
- the LOC103308275 gene encoding uncharacterized protein LOC103308275 produces the protein MLYPLLFPRGELGWHQRLLQEGPRLTPVRNRNSIREYTSYRLAIRYNGNNDTIHVTKSLLHNGRFLFQQFVGDHYLRMEANNLQYIRWHQAELFAESYQGLVDHINQQLQLDAPVAGVGRRMILPSSFTGGPRFMKQCYHDAMAIVCKCGKPNLFITFTCNPSWPEISQNLPRWATASDRPDLVSRVFNAKLKQLMRDITVNNIFGNVDAYVYTVEFQKRGLPHAHILIILSEGSKLLTADDVDNVVYAFLPDPVTEPRLFDCVTRHMIHGPCGTLNPNSPCMVDNSCSKKFPKEYSEETVYIADGGYPKYCRPNNGPVARVRNQEVSNEFVVPYNPYLLAKYDAHINVEVCSTVKSVQYLYKYVYKGHDAATMEVWNGNEIDRYINVVFSYINSRYVSPPEAVWRLFAYKLHDISHTVVRLPVHLENYHNVYFARGQELQGVQNNALPRTKLTAFFALNERNVDARQYLYHEIPTHYTWQASSKEWRLRRIQAPRETLSRMYVVNPLDRDRFHLRLLLLHRRGPRSFRDLKTVNGVVHATYAAAAVALGLLEDDEAWRACMTESSALDTATQLRYLYVTILLFCHPADPADLYRRFEVNMMEDFNRRFQNVDRARAACLKAIRDLLRARGKSLDDYGLPSPDEDLLEPDQDDPMFGAIDAAVAWQQRLRELNDEQRTVYDRVMAAIDDNRNVQKMFYVDGPGGTGKTTLYGCLISSLRNRQQTVLSVAYTGIAASLMEGGMTVHSTFGLPLGTLTEQSTSSITMQSLRAQRIREASLIVWDEAPMSPGLQFTVVDRLLKDIMGSALPFGGKPILLAGDFRQILPVVRRGNRSSIVMLSIKRHSLWREFEQFRLTRNMRADNDADFAAWLLRLGNGQLPSVDGIPDTVDIPPQLVCDVVDLTDFVYPQRMSLANVDEFARRIILCPRNEECHQINSTVLRRVTGAQRTYSSIDTVVIDDADEAANYPTEYLNSLHPNGLPPYKLTLRVGSIVMLLRNIDPKRQLCNGTRLVVTELRPHNFKARKLSSADDGQDDIILPAVALTSGEEDDLPFQMKRIQFPVRLSFAMTINKSQGQTFDRVGLLLPSPAFSHGQLYVAFSRVRDAQSVTSSRHALRWKWSICHQEYRVRRSTLTRLQVPI, from the exons ATGCTGTATCCCCTTCTCTTTCCACGAGGAGAGCTCGGTTGGCATCAACGCTTGCTACAAGAGGGCCCTCGCCTAACCCCTGTTCGCAATCGGAACAGTATCAGGGAGTATACTAGCTATCGTCTTGCTATTCGTTACAATGGCAACAACGACACGATCCACGTTACTAAGAGTTTATTACATAATGGTCGATTTCTGTTTCAACAGTTTGTGGGTGATCATTACCTTCGAATGGAAGCGAACAACTTGCAGTACATTAGATGGCATCAAGCTGAGCTTTTTGCCGAATCGTATCAGGGACTTGTGGATCACATCAACCAACAGCTCCAACTAGACGCACCCGTGGCGGGCGTCGGCCGTAGGATGATTTTGCCATCGTCTTTCACAGGCGGTCCCCGTTTCATGAAACAGTGTTATCATGACGCGATGGCAATTGTGTGTAAGTGTGGAAAGCCTAatctttttattacatttacgtGTAATCCTAGCTGGCCGGAGATCTCACAAAATCTACCAAGATGGGCAACGGCAAGCGACAGACCGGACCTGGTGTCCAGAGTGTTCAATGCGAAACTCAAGCAGCTGATGCGCGACATAACGGTGAACAATATATTTGGTAATGTCGATGCATATGTTTATACTGTCGAGTTTCAGAAACGAGGACTGCCACACGCCCACATACTGATCATTCTGAGCGAGGGTAGCAAGTTGCTAACCGCCGACGACGTCGACAATGTAGTGTACGCCTTCTTGCCAGACCCGGTGACTGAGCCGCGTCTATTCGATTGTGTGACGAGACACATGATACACGGGCCGTGTGGCACGCTGAACCCAAACAGCCCATGCATGGTGGACAACAGTTGTTCAAAGAAGTTTCCAAAAGAATACAGCGAAGAGACTGTATACATTGCTGACGGTGGTTACCCAAAGTACTGTCGGCCAAACAACGGACCTGTGGCCAGGGTTAGAAATCAAGAGGTCAGCAATGAGTTTGTCGTGCCTTACAATCCGTACCTGTTAGCAAAATACGATGCACACATTAACGTAGAGGTATGCTCTACTGTGAAGAGTGTTcagtatttgtataaatacgtatataaagGGCACGATGCTGCGACCATGGAAGTATGGAACGGAAATGAAATAGACAG ATACATAAATGTTGTTTTCAGTTACATAAATTCGAGGTACGTCAGCCCACCAGAAGCCGTCTGGAGGTTGTTTGCGTATAAACTACACGACATCAGTCACACGGTAGTTAGACTTCCGGTGCACCTAGAAAACTACCACAACGTGTACTTTGCGCGTGGACAGGAACTACAGGGGGTACAAAACAACGCCCTACCTCGAACAAAACTCACGGCGTTCTTCGCGCTCAACGAGAGAAACGTTGATGCCAGACAGTATCTTTACCACGAGATACCGACACATTACACTTGGCAAGCATCGTCAAAAGAGTGGAGACTGCGGCGAATACAGGCACCTCGCGAGACGTTATCTCGAATGTACGTCGTCAACCCACTGGATAGAGACCGTTTTCATCTACGATTGCTACTCTTGCACAGAAGAGGCCCGCGGTCTTTCCGAGACTTGAAGACGGTAAACGGGGTAGTGCATGCCACATACGCGGCCGCCGCCGTTGCGTTGGGATTGTTGGAAGACGACGAAGCGTGGCGGGCGTGTATGACAGAATCATCGGCGTTGGACACAGCCACTCAACTGCGTTATCTATACGTCACGATACTATTGTTTTGCCACCCCGCGGACCCCGCGGACCTGTACCGGCGGTTTGAAGTCAACATGATGGAAGACTTCAATCGGCGCTTCCAAAACGTCGACCGCGCTAGGGCGGCGTGTCTCAAAGCAATCAGAGACCTACTTCGTGCACGCGGAAAATCACTCGACGACTACGGTCTACCCAGTCCAGACGAAGATCTACTGGAACCGGATCAAGACGACCCAATGTTCGGTGCAATAGACGCGGCCGTTGCCTGGCAACAGCGATTGCGCGAATTGAACGACGAACAACGAACGGTGTACGATCGAGTGATGGCGGCCATCGATGACAACCGCAACGTTCAGAAAATGTTCTACGTCGACGGGCCAGGAGGAACGGGAAAAACGACGCTATACGGATGCCTAATATCGTCGCTTCGTAACAGACAACAAACGGTGTTGAGCGTGGCATACACCGGGATCGCCGCATCCCTCATGGAGGGCGGCATGACGGTGCACTCGACTTTCGGATTGCCATTGGGAACGCTGACCGAACAATCTACTTCGAGTATCACCATGCAGTCTTTGCGCGCGCAAAGGATACGTGAAGCTTCGCTGATTGTCTGGGACGAAGCGCCCATGTCCCCGGGCCTACAATTCACGGTGGTCGATCGCTTGCTCAAGGACATCATGGGATCGGCACTACCGTTTGGTGGTAAACCAATACTGTTAGCTGGCGACTTCAGGCAGATATTGCCCGTCGTTCGCCGGGGGAACAGGAGCTCCATCGTCATGTTATCTATCAAACGCCACTCATTGTGGAGAGAGTTTGAACAGTTTCGGCTGACCCGGAACATGCGCGCCGACAACGACGCCGACTTCGCTGCTTGGCTACTTCGGCTCGGTAACGGTCAACTGCCGTCGGTCGACGGTATTCCAGACACTGTCGACATCCCACCGCAACTGGTTTGCGACGTTGTGGATTTGACCGATTTTGTCTATCCGCAGCGAATGTCGTTGGCCAACGTCGACGAGTTCGCTCGGAGAATCATACTGTGTCCCCGCAACGAGGAATGCCATCAAATAAATTCAACAGTGCTACGTCGCGTCACGGGCGCCCAAAGGACGTACTCATCCATAGACACAGTTGTGATCGACGACGCCGACGAAGCGGCAAACTACCCGACAGAGTACCTCAACTCTCTGCATCCGAACGGGCTACCGCCGTACAAGTTGACGCTTAGAGTCGGTTCGATCGTCATGTTACTGAGAAACATTGATCCGAAAAGACAACTTTGCAACGGGACGAGGTTGGTGGTCACTGAACTGCGGCCACACAACTTCAAGGCGAGGAAGTTGTCCAGCGCCGACGACGGGCAGGACGACATCATCTTACCCGCCGTTGCGTTGACTTCCGGTGAGGAAGACGATTTGCCTTTTCAAATGAAGCGGATTCAATTTCCGGTACGGTTGTCGTTTGCCATGACAATCAACAAGTCTCAGGGTCAAACGTTCGACAGAGTCGGTTTGCTCCTGCCGTCACCCGCCTTCAGCCACGGACAGCTGTACGTTGCGTTTTCAAGAGTGAGGGACGCGCAATCCGTCACTTCGAGTCGGCATGCACTGCGATGGAAATGGTCGATTTGTCACCAAGAATATCGTGTACGCAGAAGTACTCTGACGcgattacaggtacctatataa